A window from Culex pipiens pallens isolate TS chromosome 3, TS_CPP_V2, whole genome shotgun sequence encodes these proteins:
- the LOC120418274 gene encoding uncharacterized protein LOC120418274 isoform X1, whose translation MLGSASKNSNNIYYVSCEQLGLPIYHSVMFIESYDSPGKTYSNFDHYHSSGRHTIILSSSSTSKQISLKNLFKNLWSSNITNVIVLSNIDDNGSIEIYTYFPFHEENCGQIESTILTKFNLDNPPDKNIVLFPNRWTNFHNCSVKIGTFDVKPYIIEEPENIKTKFSGIEAGLVQIVSQKLNFNIVYQSPTNNVQWGFIRQENSTGLMKMIQTKEVDLGVACIALSPPRSQYLQSGVPHYISKILFAIPDGRLYTPLEKIVRPLEADTWFALGFSLISFIFSTILIHRSSQHHLKMKPVPIINILNMLFGGSNPNPPRQNYARILLFWWVYFSFLIRTIYQGLLFKYLQHDQRWPRLETISDAEKEGLTFYMVDVAERYFTHSPEVLKRTSFLPHETDNVILALEQMAQHEIKGVVLVTLNHIAYHNKLNSKLGIIYAMIDPVATYSVAVHYPKNSPLVDIFDRIFLQLRATGIVNYWANKYGDYAFLAMKLDNPAEPTPLGNNHLAGLYIIFSISMFIATVVFIGEILSAQLRELFYKKNVC comes from the exons ATGTTAGGCAGTGCAAGTAAAAATTCGAACAATATATACTATGTATCGTGCGAACAACTTGGATTACCAATTTATCATAGTGTCATGTTCATTGAAAGCTACGATTCCCCTGGAAAAACTTATTCCAATTTCGATCATTACCACTCATCGGGCCGGCATACTATCATTTTGAGTAGTAGCAGTACTTCCAAGCAAATTTCACtgaaaaaccttttcaaaaacctgTGGTCCTCAAACATAACAAATGTCATTGTTCTATCAAATATAGACGATAATGGAAGTATCGAAATTTATACTTATTTTCCTTTTCATGAGGAAAATTGTGGTCAAATAGAATCCACCATTTTAACGAAATTTAATCTCGATAATCCTCCCgacaaaaatatcgttttattTCCAAATCGATggacaaattttcacaattgtTCCGTAAAAATTGGAACGTTTGACGTTAAGCCTTACATAATCGAAGAACCTGAAAATATCAAAACCAAATTTAGTGGCATAGAAGCTGGATTAGTTCAAATTGTATCGCAGAAATTAAACTTCAACATCGTGTACCAATCTCCAACTAATAATGTTCAATGGGGATTTATCCGTCAAGAGAACAGCACTGGCCTTATGAAAATGATTCAAACGAAAGAGGTAGATCTCGGGGTGGCATGCATCGCCTTGTCACCCCCTCGTAGTCAGTACCTTCAATCAGGAGTGCCTCATTATATTTCCAAAATACTGTTCGCCATTCCTGACGGTCGTTTGTATACGCCACTGGAGAAGATTGTCCGACCGTTGGAAGCAGACACGTGGTTCGCGCTGGGATTTAGTCTGATTTCGTTCATATTTTCAACAATACTTATCCATCGAAGCTCTCAACACCATTTAAAGATGAAACCTGTACCAATCATCAACATTCTGAACATGTTGTTTGGTGGCTCCAATCCCAATCCACCTCGCCAAAATTATGCAAGAATACTACTGTTTTGGTgggtttatttttctttcctaATTCGAACGATTTATCAAGGACTGTTGTTTAAATATCTCCAACATGACCAAAGATGGCCCAGATTAGAAACCATTTCGGATGCTGAAAAAGAAGGTCTTACATTTTATATGGTAGACGTTGCGGAAAGATACTTTACTCACAGTCCGGAAGTGCTCAAAAG AACATCATTTCTACCACATGAAACCGACAATGTGATCCTTGCATTGGAGCAGATGGCACAGCATGAAATTAAAGGAGTTGTTCTTGTAACATTAAATCACATTGCTTACCACAACAAACTTAATTCAAAATTAGGAATTATCTACGCTATGATCGATCCAGTTGCCACTTACTCTGTCGCGGTTCACTATCCAAAAAATTCGCCGTTAGTGGATATTTTTGATAGAATATTCCTTCAGCTGCGAGCTACTGGAATTGTAAACTATTGGGCCAATAAGTATGGAGATTACGCatttttggccatgaaattggACAACCCAGCTGAACCAACACCGCTGGGAAATAACCATCTCGCAGGATTATACATAATATTCTCGATTTCTATGTTTATCGCTACAGTGGTGTTTATTGGTGAAATTCTGTCTGCACAATTGAGGgaattgttttataaaaaaaatgtttgttaa
- the LOC120418274 gene encoding uncharacterized protein LOC120418274 isoform X2 gives MLGSASKNSNNIYYVSCEQLGLPIYHSVMFIESYDSPGKTYSNFDHYHSSGRHTIILSSSSTSKQISLKNLFKNLWSSNITNVIVLSNIDDNGSIEIYTYFPFHEENCGQIESTILTKFNLDNPPDKNIVLFPNRWTNFHNCSVKIGTFDVKPYIIEEPENIKTKFSGIEAGLVQIVSQKLNFNIVYQSPTNNVQWGFIRQENSTGLMKMIQTKEVDLGVACIALSPPRSQYLQSGVPHYISKILFAIPDGRLYTPLEKIVRPLEADTWFALGFSLISFIFSTILIHRSSQHHLKMKPVPIINILNMLFGGSNPNPPRQNYARILLF, from the exons ATGTTAGGCAGTGCAAGTAAAAATTCGAACAATATATACTATGTATCGTGCGAACAACTTGGATTACCAATTTATCATAGTGTCATGTTCATTGAAAGCTACGATTCCCCTGGAAAAACTTATTCCAATTTCGATCATTACCACTCATCGGGCCGGCATACTATCATTTTGAGTAGTAGCAGTACTTCCAAGCAAATTTCACtgaaaaaccttttcaaaaacctgTGGTCCTCAAACATAACAAATGTCATTGTTCTATCAAATATAGACGATAATGGAAGTATCGAAATTTATACTTATTTTCCTTTTCATGAGGAAAATTGTGGTCAAATAGAATCCACCATTTTAACGAAATTTAATCTCGATAATCCTCCCgacaaaaatatcgttttattTCCAAATCGATggacaaattttcacaattgtTCCGTAAAAATTGGAACGTTTGACGTTAAGCCTTACATAATCGAAGAACCTGAAAATATCAAAACCAAATTTAGTGGCATAGAAGCTGGATTAGTTCAAATTGTATCGCAGAAATTAAACTTCAACATCGTGTACCAATCTCCAACTAATAATGTTCAATGGGGATTTATCCGTCAAGAGAACAGCACTGGCCTTATGAAAATGATTCAAACGAAAGAGGTAGATCTCGGGGTGGCATGCATCGCCTTGTCACCCCCTCGTAGTCAGTACCTTCAATCAGGAGTGCCTCATTATATTTCCAAAATACTGTTCGCCATTCCTGACGGTCGTTTGTATACGCCACTGGAGAAGATTGTCCGACCGTTGGAAGCAGACACGTGGTTCGCGCTGGGATTTAGTCTGATTTCGTTCATATTTTCAACAATACTTATCCATCGAAGCTCTCAACACCATTTAAAGATGAAACCTGTACCAATCATCAACATTCTGAACATGTTGTTTGGTGGCTCCAATCCCAATCCACCTCGCCAAAATTATGCAAGAATACTACTGTTTTG A
- the LOC128093668 gene encoding uncharacterized protein LOC128093668 has protein sequence MLYVKLKVVYLILLFVKISKAQYDYGETTEPADYPYPVDYDYETQPTDTQAPEETPAATVLPNGGVDPGLEVTTIVDYSNYDVITEPPIVVNPTTTRPCNRVPKMIINWYLLGHKTKTPVRRNVQPMRRPSAGYGMPWSSFYGYNRSRYVVRKRPAARHISSGGSSSGRVVRYFWRV, from the exons ATGTTGTACGTTAAACTCAAAGTTGTATATTTGATTTTACTGTTTGTG aaaatttcaaagGCTCAGTACGACTATGGCGAAACTACAGAGCCGGCCGACTACCCATATCCAGTGGATTACGATTACGAAACTCAACCAACAGATACGCAGGCCCCTGAAGAAACGCCAGCCGCAACAGTTTTGCCGAATGGTGGAGTTGACCCCGGGCTTGAAGTGACAACTATTGTCGATTACAGTAACTACGATGTGATCACCGAACCACCAATAGTGGTCAATCCTACAACTACTCGTCCATGTAACCGGGTTCCAAAAATGATAATTAATTGGTATCTATTGGGTCACAAGACAAAGACACCAGTTCGTCGTAATGTTCAACCAATGCGACGTCCATCAGCTGGCTATGGAATGCCCTGGAGCAGCTTTTACGGCTACAATCGTAGTAGATACGTTGTCCGGAAACGTCCTGCTGCTAGACATATTTCATCTGGAGGTAGCTCTTCTGGCAGAGTGGTTCGGTACTTTTGGCGTGTGTGA
- the LOC120418281 gene encoding probable isocitrate dehydrogenase [NAD] subunit alpha, mitochondrial isoform X1, whose product MAARLINKIFGVDIENLLKNLSQKVKGNSVKIYITSSPESKHNKTEPIVQASSPFGARGYASGTRKVTLIPGDGIGPEISAAVQKIFAAANVPIEWEAVDVTPVRNPDGKFGIPQSAIDSVNRNKVGLKGPLMTPIGKGHRSLNLALRKEFNLYANVRPCRSLEGYKTLYDNVDVVTIRENTEGEYSGIEHEIVDGVVQSIKLITEEASNRVAEYAFKYAKDNNRKKVTVVHKANIMRMSDGLFLRCCRDMAKKYPEIKFEEKYLDTVCLNMVQDPSKFDVLVMPNLYGDIMSDMCAGLVGGLGLTPSGNMGLNGALFESVHGTAPDIAGKDLANPTALLLSAVMMLRHMELNQHAEKIQAACFETIKDAKYLTGDLGGKAKCSEYTNAICERIK is encoded by the exons ATGGCGGCCCGTTTGATTAACAAAATT tTCGGTGTCgatattgaaaatttactaaagAATTTGTCACAAAAAGTGAAGGGCAACTCGGtcaaaatttacataacctcgTCTCCCGAATCCAAGCATAATAAAACCGAGCCAATTGTCCAA GCCTCCAGTCCCTTTGGGGCACGTGGATACGCGTCCGGCACCAGGAAGGTTACGCTTATCCCGGGAGATGGAATTGGACCGGAGATTTCCGCCGCTGTGCAGAAGATTTTCGCAGCTGCCAACGTGCCCATCGAATGGGAAGCCGTCGATGTCACACCAGTCAGG AATCCGGACGGCAAGTTTGGAATTCCACAAAGTGCCATCGACTCGGTCAACCGTAACAAGGTTGGTCTGAAGGGCCCGCTGATGACTCCGATCGGCAAGGGTCATCGCTCCCTGAACTTGGCCCTCCGCAAAGAGTTCAACCTGTACGCCAACGTGCGTCCTTGCAGAAGTCTGGAGGG TTACAAGACCTTGTACGATAACGTCGATGTCGTGACGATTCGAGAGAACACTGAGGGTGAGTACTCTGGTATCGAGCACGAGATCGTTGACGGCGTCGTGCAGAGTATCAAGCTGATCACGGAGGAAGCCTCCAACCGAGTGGCCGAGTACGCGTTCAAGTATGCCAAGGACAACAACCGCAAGAAGGTCACCGTGGTGCACAAAGCCAACATTATGCGTATGTCCGACGGCTTGTTTCTGCGGTGCTGCCGTGACATGGCCAAGAAGTATCCGGAGATCAAGTTTGAGGAGAAGTACCTGGACACTGTGTGCTTGAACATGGTGCAAGATCCTAGCAAATTCGATGTTCTT GTCATGCCAAACTTGTACGGTGACATCATGAGCGACATGTGCGCTGGTCTGGTGGGAGGACTGGGTCTGACCCCGTCCGGTAACATGGGCCTCAACGGTGCCCTGTTTGAGTCGGTGCACGGTACCGCCCCGGATATTGCCGGAAAGGATCTGGCTAACCCAACCGCCCTGCTGCTATCTGCCGTGATGATGCTGAGGCACATGGAGCTGAACCAGCACGCGGAAAAGATCCAGGCTGCTTGCTTCGAAACCATTAAGGACGCGAAATATCTGACCGGCGATCTGGGTGGCAAGGCCAAGTGCTCGGAGTACACCAACGCCATCTGCGAGAGAATTAAGTAA
- the LOC120418281 gene encoding probable isocitrate dehydrogenase [NAD] subunit alpha, mitochondrial isoform X2: MAARLINKIASSPFGARGYASGTRKVTLIPGDGIGPEISAAVQKIFAAANVPIEWEAVDVTPVRNPDGKFGIPQSAIDSVNRNKVGLKGPLMTPIGKGHRSLNLALRKEFNLYANVRPCRSLEGYKTLYDNVDVVTIRENTEGEYSGIEHEIVDGVVQSIKLITEEASNRVAEYAFKYAKDNNRKKVTVVHKANIMRMSDGLFLRCCRDMAKKYPEIKFEEKYLDTVCLNMVQDPSKFDVLVMPNLYGDIMSDMCAGLVGGLGLTPSGNMGLNGALFESVHGTAPDIAGKDLANPTALLLSAVMMLRHMELNQHAEKIQAACFETIKDAKYLTGDLGGKAKCSEYTNAICERIK; encoded by the exons ATGGCGGCCCGTTTGATTAACAAAATT GCCTCCAGTCCCTTTGGGGCACGTGGATACGCGTCCGGCACCAGGAAGGTTACGCTTATCCCGGGAGATGGAATTGGACCGGAGATTTCCGCCGCTGTGCAGAAGATTTTCGCAGCTGCCAACGTGCCCATCGAATGGGAAGCCGTCGATGTCACACCAGTCAGG AATCCGGACGGCAAGTTTGGAATTCCACAAAGTGCCATCGACTCGGTCAACCGTAACAAGGTTGGTCTGAAGGGCCCGCTGATGACTCCGATCGGCAAGGGTCATCGCTCCCTGAACTTGGCCCTCCGCAAAGAGTTCAACCTGTACGCCAACGTGCGTCCTTGCAGAAGTCTGGAGGG TTACAAGACCTTGTACGATAACGTCGATGTCGTGACGATTCGAGAGAACACTGAGGGTGAGTACTCTGGTATCGAGCACGAGATCGTTGACGGCGTCGTGCAGAGTATCAAGCTGATCACGGAGGAAGCCTCCAACCGAGTGGCCGAGTACGCGTTCAAGTATGCCAAGGACAACAACCGCAAGAAGGTCACCGTGGTGCACAAAGCCAACATTATGCGTATGTCCGACGGCTTGTTTCTGCGGTGCTGCCGTGACATGGCCAAGAAGTATCCGGAGATCAAGTTTGAGGAGAAGTACCTGGACACTGTGTGCTTGAACATGGTGCAAGATCCTAGCAAATTCGATGTTCTT GTCATGCCAAACTTGTACGGTGACATCATGAGCGACATGTGCGCTGGTCTGGTGGGAGGACTGGGTCTGACCCCGTCCGGTAACATGGGCCTCAACGGTGCCCTGTTTGAGTCGGTGCACGGTACCGCCCCGGATATTGCCGGAAAGGATCTGGCTAACCCAACCGCCCTGCTGCTATCTGCCGTGATGATGCTGAGGCACATGGAGCTGAACCAGCACGCGGAAAAGATCCAGGCTGCTTGCTTCGAAACCATTAAGGACGCGAAATATCTGACCGGCGATCTGGGTGGCAAGGCCAAGTGCTCGGAGTACACCAACGCCATCTGCGAGAGAATTAAGTAA